A portion of the Mesobacillus boroniphilus genome contains these proteins:
- a CDS encoding phage holin family protein: protein MRWMLGIVINAVLFMALAGYFENEIYLSGFGAALGASFILSILNVLVKPVLILLTLPVTVLSLGLFLFVINAITLMLTDSLMGSSFEISSFGMALLTAIIMSVANLIIQNTLLRKSKE, encoded by the coding sequence ATGAGATGGATGTTAGGAATTGTCATTAACGCTGTTCTCTTCATGGCTCTCGCCGGTTACTTCGAGAATGAAATTTATCTATCTGGTTTTGGCGCCGCTCTTGGAGCCAGTTTCATTCTATCGATATTGAATGTTCTGGTTAAGCCGGTCTTGATTTTGCTGACGCTTCCAGTGACGGTGCTTAGCTTGGGATTATTCTTGTTTGTCATCAATGCGATCACTTTGATGCTGACAGATAGTTTGATGGGAAGCTCATTCGAGATATCCAGTTTTGGAATGGCGCTGCTTACGGCGATCATTATGTCAGTCGCAAACCTGATTATCCAGAACACGTTATTGCGTAAATCAAAAGAATAG
- a CDS encoding DUF4870 domain-containing protein has product MDTKRILSALCYFSIMFAGILFPLVAYFASEDEDVKIHAKKALLSHLIPLIPLPLILIAVFIDMSGGTGDFPVLMFSSAILMVILSFIVLIWNLVKGIKVLNIK; this is encoded by the coding sequence ATGGATACGAAAAGAATACTGTCTGCTTTGTGCTATTTCAGTATTATGTTTGCCGGAATATTGTTTCCGCTTGTTGCCTATTTTGCTTCAGAGGATGAGGATGTAAAGATTCATGCAAAAAAGGCTCTGCTTTCGCATCTTATCCCGTTGATTCCGCTGCCGCTTATTTTAATTGCCGTTTTCATCGATATGAGCGGAGGAACGGGAGATTTCCCTGTACTCATGTTTAGCAGTGCAATACTAATGGTTATATTGAGTTTCATTGTACTAATCTGGAACCTGGTTAAAGGGATAAAAGTACTTAATATAAAATGA
- a CDS encoding PspC domain-containing protein has protein sequence MKLTRSRKNRMLAGVLGGMAESFGMSAALLRILFVILTFSTAFFPMAVIYLVLVFVLPNREGY, from the coding sequence ATGAAATTAACCCGCTCAAGGAAAAATCGAATGCTGGCAGGGGTGCTCGGAGGCATGGCTGAATCCTTTGGAATGAGTGCTGCGCTGTTACGCATATTATTTGTAATCTTGACGTTCAGTACCGCATTCTTTCCAATGGCTGTGATATACCTGGTGCTTGTGTTTGTGCTGCCGAACAGGGAAGGGTATTAA
- a CDS encoding DUF4097 family beta strand repeat-containing protein, producing MKEERKRILKLVEEGKMTVDEALFLIEQLEQGKMQQQEKSTDLSTDVKFEESKKEEFKKEDFNTYKFNSVKDKVLDFMDSAFKKIRDFDLDLNFGQSVDITHIFQQGDAYLNQVDIDMANGSVKVVPWEQKDVRIECSAKVYRVENQDEARRKFLEDAIFTIENQKLRFSVQQKWMKVDAVIHIPKEEYENVRIRLFNGSIESENLAVKDYRAKTANGKVLLGNLECGKLETETANGQINISRSAIKDLEAETINGAIKVDGFFDNVDLQSFNGNVTCTVNNNDCESVEVKATTGSIEVFLPEKTPASGELKSNLGGFTIELDGIQVVEEKSDMVQKNLRFKPADGGQKAVRLHADTKTGSIAVKKLIQ from the coding sequence ATGAAGGAAGAACGGAAACGGATACTCAAGCTAGTTGAGGAAGGGAAAATGACGGTTGATGAAGCTTTATTCCTGATCGAACAGCTCGAGCAGGGAAAGATGCAGCAACAGGAAAAATCAACGGATCTGTCAACGGATGTAAAGTTTGAAGAATCGAAAAAGGAAGAGTTCAAAAAAGAAGATTTCAATACGTATAAATTTAATTCTGTAAAAGATAAGGTGCTGGATTTTATGGATTCCGCATTCAAGAAAATAAGAGATTTTGATCTGGATCTTAATTTTGGCCAGTCAGTCGATATCACACATATTTTCCAGCAGGGCGACGCTTACTTAAACCAGGTGGATATTGATATGGCGAATGGTTCCGTAAAAGTGGTGCCGTGGGAGCAAAAGGATGTGCGGATTGAGTGCAGCGCTAAGGTGTACCGTGTCGAAAACCAGGATGAGGCACGCAGGAAGTTTTTAGAGGACGCCATTTTCACAATTGAAAACCAGAAACTCCGGTTTTCAGTCCAGCAGAAGTGGATGAAGGTCGATGCGGTCATCCATATTCCGAAAGAAGAATATGAAAATGTCCGGATTCGTTTGTTTAATGGCTCCATCGAAAGTGAAAACTTAGCAGTGAAGGATTACCGAGCAAAAACAGCGAACGGGAAAGTTTTGCTTGGAAATCTTGAGTGCGGCAAGCTGGAAACAGAAACAGCGAATGGCCAAATCAATATCAGTAGAAGCGCAATCAAAGACCTTGAGGCTGAAACAATCAATGGAGCAATCAAGGTTGATGGCTTTTTTGACAATGTCGATCTTCAGTCTTTCAATGGAAATGTGACTTGCACAGTGAATAATAATGATTGCGAAAGTGTGGAAGTGAAGGCGACTACTGGTAGCATTGAAGTCTTCCTGCCAGAAAAAACGCCAGCCAGCGGTGAACTGAAATCGAACCTTGGCGGCTTTACAATTGAACTCGACGGCATTCAGGTTGTTGAGGAGAAGAGTGACATGGTTCAAAAAAACCTCCGCTTCAAGCCGGCTGATGGAGGCCAAAAAGCTGTCAGGCTCCATGCGGATACAAAAACCGGCTCAATCGCTGTGAAGAAATTAATCCAATAG